The Terriglobales bacterium nucleotide sequence CTCGACGACCAGGCGGCGGTCCAGGTGGCGGTGAAGCGCAACGCCGCCGAGCGCGCGGAGTTCCAGCGGCAGGCGGCCCGGCGCAAGATCGCGGTCATGCCCTCCTACGCCAACTTCTTCATGGTGGACGCGGGGCGGCCCATCCCCCAGGTGATCGAGCACTTCAAGAGGAACAACATCCTGGTGGGCCGGGACTTCCACTACGGCACCTGGCTGCGGGTCTCGCTGGGGCTGCCCAGCGAAATGGTGGCGTTCTGGCAAGCATGGGACAAGATCGGTGGATAGTGAATAGTGGATAGTGGATAGCGAAGAAAAAATCCACAGAGGGTTGGGGTATACTGCGGGCACAATGAGCGTGAAGACAGCCTCCCGGGAACCGGAGATCTCCGCCGACGACTTCCAGGCACTGGAAGAGAAGGTCTACCGCACCATCGAACTGCTGAAGACGGCGCGCGACCTGAAGGCCGCGGCCGAGCGCGACGCCACCCGCCTGCGCGCCCAACTGGAAGAGCGCGAGGAAGAGATGGAGTCGCTGCGCAGCGAGGTGGTCACCCTGCGGCGGGAGCGGGAGGAGGTGCGTACCCGGGTAGAAAAGATGCTCAAGCAAATTGAGGCATTGACGGCGGACGAAAGCGGGAGATAATCACTCCAGCGCCAAGGGAGGAGACCTGGTGGCCAACCCACCCAGCAACAGCGTCCGCGTCGAGATCTTCGATCAAGCTTACAATCTCCGAGGCACCGATCCCGAGTACATCCACAAGCTCGCCGACTACGTGGACGAGAAGATGCGGGTGGTGGCGGAACAGACCGCGACTGTGGACTCGCTGCGGCTGGCGGTGCTGGCGGCGCTCAACATCGCCGACGAATACCACATCCTGAAGCGCAAGTACGACTCGCTGGCGGGGGATTTCAACCAGCGGGCCAGCCACCTCTCCGACGCGCTGGACGAGGCGCTGGGCGAGCCCAGCCGGCGCGCGGGATAGGCCCCCTTAGTTCTCTCTCGTTCTGTCGTCCCTACGGGACTCGTATTCCCGACCCAATCCGTTCCCGGCACTGACGTGCCGGGCTGGGTTCTGGCGTCCCGCAAGGCGGGACTGGCACAACCGAGCCGGCTGTGCCACACGGGCTGTCGGAACATCCGGTTATTGTCTCTTCCTCTGTGTCCTCTGTGGTTCATGGGTTCCAAGCATTCCAGGTGCCAACTATTTGGGTGCGGACTCTTGCGCGGGACGCGGCTCTTCGCCTAGCATCCGTCTTGGAAGCCGGCCTGCAAAGTTAGTGCAGGTGGTCCCCGTTTTTTTGAACCAACACTCAATGAACGGGAGCCCTACTCGGCATATGGCCCGGTGTGCAACGTTCCGCCATGCGGAAATGCCTAAAGGGTCTCGGGGGGCACCCACCGTCGTGGACGGGTTCATTGAACGTGGTCCATCTCACGGCCCCGCGGGTCGGCTTTTCTTCATTGAGCAATCGGGTAATTGAGTAATCGGGTAATTTGAAGGCGCGCAGTCACTTCAATTGCTCAATCACCCGATTACTCAATTACACAATCCCCCCACCTGCATCTAAACTGACCTAGATCGTGTTTCCCCGCCTCTTTCATCTCGGCAGCCTGGACTTTCCCACCTACGGCCTGATGGCGGCGCTGGGCCTGATGGTGGGGCTTTCGGTATGCGTGCGCCTGGCGAGGCGGGAAGGCATCGACCCGGAGCAAGCCTGGAACCTGGGGCTGCTGGCCATCCTGGCGGCCATCGCCGGCGCCAAGCTCTTCCTGCTGCTGGACGACTGGAGCTACTACTCCGAGCATTGGGGAGAATTCTTCAGCTTGAGCACGCTGCGCGCCGGAGGAGTGTGGTACGGGGGATTGCTGGTGGCGCTGGCGGCCGCGGCCTGGTACATCCGCCGCCACCACCTGCCCGTGCGC carries:
- a CDS encoding cell division protein ZapA yields the protein MANPPSNSVRVEIFDQAYNLRGTDPEYIHKLADYVDEKMRVVAEQTATVDSLRLAVLAALNIADEYHILKRKYDSLAGDFNQRASHLSDALDEALGEPSRRAG